In Molothrus aeneus isolate 106 chromosome 3, BPBGC_Maene_1.0, whole genome shotgun sequence, a single genomic region encodes these proteins:
- the XRN2 gene encoding 5'-3' exoribonuclease 2: MGVPAFFRWLSRKYPSIIVNCVEEKAKECNGVKVPIDTSKPNPNEVEFDNLYLDMNGIIHPCTHPEDKPAPKNEDEMMVAIFEYIDRIFNIVRPRRLLYMAIDGVAPRAKMNQQRSRRFRASKEGMEAAEEKQKIRQEILAKGGFLPPEEVKERFDSNCITPGTEFMDNLAKCLRYYIADRLNSDPGWKNLTVILSDASAPGEGEHKIMDYIRRQRAQPNHDPNTHHCLCGADADLIMLGLATHEPNFTIIREEFKPNKPKPCALCNQMGHEVKDCQGLPREKQGKHDQFADTLPVSEQEFIFIRLCVLREYLERELTMASLPFTFDFERSVDDWVFMCFFVGNDFLPHLPSLEIREGAIDRLVNIYKNVVHKTGGYLTESGFVNLHRVQMIMLAVGEVEDSIFKKRKDDDDNFKRRQKEKRKRLKRDQPSFIPGGQFSPQALGNRSSPQAICNPRQAAFEMRMHDRQNSTTSASPNTSLTPDNSPSLGGGIKRKPEDSDSEPEPEDNIRLWETGWKQRYYKNKFDVDASDEKFRRKVVQSYVEGLCWVLRYYYQGCASWNWYYPFHYAPFASDFEGIADMPSDFEKGSKPFKPLEQLMGVFPAASGNFLPPTWRKLMTDPESSIIDFYPEDFAIDLNGKKYAWQGVALLPFVDERRLRAALEEVYPDLTPEETRRNSLGGDVLFVGKHHPLCDFIVEQYKTKNTEAVDIPPELCHGIQGKLTLNDNAVLPDQVVQSPVPMLRDLTQNSAVSISFKDPQFAEDFVFKATVLPGAKKPAPVLKPGDWEKTNNDGRPWRPQLGFNRDRKPVHLDQSAFRTLGHTMPRDRGMPGMYPNAVPLGAYGSPYARPLMGSQQQIPKLLSNLRPQESWRGPTPLFQQTPQRTAGAAPLLAWNRVMQSPNQFQPAQYQGMGPMGYPQRPEDRMDRGRQAYGPGRPYPLPHPAGRYSWN; the protein is encoded by the exons ATGGGAGTCCCGGCCTTCTTCCGCTGGCTCAGCCGCAAGTACCCCTCCATCATCGTCAACTGCGTCGAGGAGAAG GCCAAAGAGTGCAATGGTGTCAAGGTCCCCATTGACACAAGCAAGCCCAACCCCAACGAGGTGGAGTTCGACAACCTCTACCTGGACATGAACGGCATCATTCACCCCTGCACACACCCAGAGGACAA GCCAGCGCCCAAAAATGAAGATGAGATGATGGTGGCCATTTTTGAGTACATCGACAGGATTTTCAACATTGTGAGACCAAGGAGACTCCTTTACATGGCCATAGATGGAGTG GCGCCACGTGCCAAAATGAATCAACAGCGGTCCAGGAGATTCAGAGCCTCAAAGGAGGGCATGGAAGCTGCCGAGGAGAAGCAAAAAATCCGACAAGAAATTCTGGCCAAAG GTGGCTTTCTGCCTCCAGAGGAGGTGAAGGAGAGGTTTGACAGCAACTGTATCACCCCG GGAACTGAGTTTATGGACAATCTTGCTAAATGCCTCCGCTATTACATCGCTGACCGCTTGAACAGCGATCCGGGCTGGAAGAACCTGACG GTTATTTTGTCAGATGCCAGTGCTCCTGGTGAAGGGGAACATAAAATCATGGATTACATCAGGAGACAAAGAG CTCAACCCAACCACGACCCAAACACTCACCACTGTCTGTGTGGGGCTGATG CTGATCTCATCATGCTTGGCTTAGCTACACACGAACCAAACTTCACCATCATTAGGGAAGAattcaaaccaaacaaacccaagccGTGTGCTCTCTGTAACCAGATGGGGCATGAGGTTAAGGATTGCCAAGGTCTGCCCAGAGAGAAACAAGGAAAG CACGATCAGTTTGCCGACACCCTGCCGGTCTCAGAGCAAGAGTTCATCTTCATCCGCCTGTGTGTCCTGCGAGAG TACTTGGAGAGAGAGCTCACCATGGCCAGCTTGCCTTTCACTTTTGATTTTGAAAGGAGTGTTGATGACTGGGTCTTCATGTGCTTCTTTGTGGGGAATGACTTCCTCCCTCACCTGCCATCTCTAGAGATCAG GGAGGGAGCAATCGATCGCTTGGTGAACATCTATAAAAACGTGGTGCACAAAACCGGG GGCTACCTGACTGAAAGTGGGTTTGTGAACCTGCATCGGGTCCAGATGATCATGCTGGCTGTTGGGGAAGTTGAAGACAGCATTTTCAAAAAGAGGAAAGATGACGAt GATAACTTTAAAAGacgacaaaaagaaaaaaggaagagattgAAG AGGGATCAGCCTTCCTTTATTCCTGGTGGTCAGTTTTCCCCTCAAGCCCTGGGAAATCGATCCAGCCCTCAGGCAATCTGTAACCCTCGACAAGCTGCCTTTGAGATGAGGATGCACGACAGGCAGAACTCG ACAACTTCAGCATCTCCCAACACCAGCCTGACTCCTGACAACAGCCCGTCCCTGGGAGGAGGAATTAAGCGGAAACCTGAGGACAGTGACAGTGAACCTGAGCCAGAGGATAATATCAG GTTGTGGGAGACTGGCTGGAAGCAGCGCTACTATAAAAACAAATTCGATGTGGACGCGTCAGATGAGAAATTCCGACGCAAGGTTGTGCAGTCCTACGTGGAAGGGCTTTGCTGGGTTCTCAGATATTATTATCAG GGCTGTGCATCCTGGAACTGGTATTACCCTTTCCACTACGCTCCCTTCGCCTCGGACTTCGAGGGCATTGCAGACATGCCCTCAGACTTTGAGAAGGGCTCCAAACCG TTCAAGCCTcttgagcagctgatgggggTGTTCCCAGCCGCCAGTGGAAACTTCCTGCCGCCAACGTGGAGGAAACTCATGACAGACCCA GAATCAAGCATCATTGACTTCTACCCTGAAGATTTTGCTATTGATTTGAATGGGAAGAAGTACGCTTGGCAAG GTGTGGCATTGTTGCCCTTTGTGGATGAGCGACgcctcagagctgccctggaggaAGTGTACCCTGACCTCACACCTGAAGAGA CCAGGAGGAACAGCCTCGGCGGTGATGTTCTCTTTGTCGGGAAGCACCATCCACTCTGTGACTTCATTGTGGAGCAGTACAAGACCAAGAACACAGAG GCAGTGGACATCCCACCGGAGCTGTGCCACGGCATCCAGGGAAAGCTCACCCTGAACGACAACGCCGTCCTGCCGGATCA GGTGGTGCAGTCTCCTGTTCCCATGCTGCGGGATCTGACACAGAACTCTGCAGTCAG CATCTCATTCAAAGATCCACAATTTGCTGAAGACTTTGTTTTCAAGGCCACAGTGTTACCTGGGGCAAA gaaacctgctccagttCTGAAGCCAGGAGAttgggaaaaaaccaacaatgATGGCAGGCCTTGGAGACCACAGCTTGGCTTTAACAGGGACAGGAAACCAGTGCATTTGGACCAGTCAGCATTCAGAACCTTGGG GCACACAATGCCAAGGGACAGGGGCATGCCAGGGATGTACCCCAACGCTGTGCCGCTCGGAGCCTACGGCAGCCCCTACGCCAGGCCCCTCatgggcagccagcagcagatccCCAAACTGCTGTCAA ATCTTCGGCCCCAGGAGTCCTGGAGAGGTCCCACACCCTTGTTCCAGCAGACACCACAAAG